From Humidesulfovibrio mexicanus:
TCGGCTACATGCTGCGTGGCAGAGCCAGGGCGGAAAGCCGCGACCAAAGCAAACGGTATTGCATCGATATGCCCCAAGACACCGTCATCCTGCGTAGACCTCCCGGATTGCCAGGGGTGTTCCACGGCAGCTCCGATGACGACCTTGCCCTTATCGGGCTGGAGTTCACTCCGGAATCGGCGGAACGGCACCTGTGGCCTTGGCGGCCCGGCGCCCAGCCCGAACCCGTCGTCACCGCGTCACTCTCCGCGCAGGAACGCTACTTGGCCTGGCAGCTACTGGAGTCGGACACGACCCTATCCTTCGGCCCGCTGCTCCGTCAGGGGCTTGTGCTCCAACTGCTGTCCGTGACCTTGGGGCGTCTACACGGCGTTGACCGATGCGAACGCGCGAACATCGCCCCGTTCGAGCGCAGAAAGGTGAACGCGGCCAGGGATCTGCTCGACCAGTGTCTGGAAACCCCGGCCGACCTGGCCGACATGGCGCGTGAAGTCGGCCTGCCGCCCGCGCGTCTCAAGGCCGGGTTCGTGGCCCTCCACGGCATGACGCCGTTCCGCTATCTCCATGAGCAACGGATGCAACACGCCCGGCTGCTCATTGAACAGGAGGACTGCTCGGTGAGCGAGGCCGCCTGGCGCATCGGGTATACAAACGTCAGCCACTTCGGTGCAGCCTTCAAGCGCCGGTTCGGAGATCTTCCGGGCGATCTGCGCAAAAGCTGCATTGCATTGGGAAAGGCGCGGCCATGAAACTGTATTGCGGCGTTCGGGAATCCAATGTGGACTACCGGCCAGAAACAGGAGGGCCGCAGTGGCAGGTTATAAGCGCCGAACTGCGGCCGGGAATGCTGTGTGTGGCATCACGTCTGGATGCAGCAAAGTCCGGGAGCTTCGATTTCGAAATTGAGAACCCGCCTGTGCATTTCGGAGGCATCCTCCATGGCAGCAACCGTTGCAGTTACTCCAGCGGACAGCTCAAGGGGCATGAAGTGGTACGCACAGGCGGCGACAACGGCATAGTGTGCCTGCCAAAAACAACGGGACGAGTGGAATGCGCCCCAGGTGAAGATGCCTGTGTTGTAACCGTGCTGGTTTCTCCTAATGTGTTGCGTCACTATCTGGACGATGCCAAGGAACAGACGCCGCAGCCTCTGCGCCGCGTACTGCGGCCATACCCGGAGCAACTGCTTTGGCGGGGAAGGCGCAACGCCAGAAAGACCTACCTGCTTGGCGCGCTGCTGGAAACCCTGCGCCATCGCCCTGCCTGGCGGCTCATGCAGGAAAGCATGGCCTTGGAACTTGTCGCGCTACAGCTTGAGGAGTGCCGCGAGGAACAACGGCACCCCCCTACGCCACCACGCATATCAAAAGGCGATGAAGAACGTCTGCGCGAGGCCAAGCGGCTCCTGCTGCTTGATCTGGAACATCCTCCGAGCATCTCCCAGCTTGCGCGCCTTGCGGGACTGAGCGAAAAAAAGCTCAAGGCAGGATTTCCCGTTCTCTTCGGCGATACCGTGTACGGCTGCTTTCGCGCGCACAGGCTGAATCATGCGCGCCGCCTCATTGAGGAGGACCGGCTGTCCGTCAGCGAAGTGGCCTACAGCATCGGCTATTTGAACTTGAGCCATTTCAGCCAAGCCTTCCGGGTACGTTTCGGCATGAACCCCAGCGAGCTTCTGCGCCGACGTTCCGAAAAACTGCCATAAGGCGCCGCGCGGGGCAATCTCGGCCCCGCAACGGTTAGCGCCCCGCCGTCCTCTTCGGCTAGTTGAGTTTGAACGTCAAACTCAAATCGGGTCCGCTCCGTGCGGGCCTTGGAGGACGCAATGCTTTTACGTTCGCTTTGGCTGGCGCCGCTGCTGTTGGTCCCAGTCCTGGCCCTTGCAGATGACGGAGCTGGAGCGTTCCGAGCGGATAACGCAACAGAGCCGCACTTGCTCGAAACCGTCCGCGTCACCGCCACCAAGCGCGAAGAGGAGCTCCAGCGCGTTCCAGCCAGCGTTTCCGCGTTGGACGAGACCTCTCTGGAGCAGATGGGCGCGCAAAAACTGGGCGAAGCCGTCCGCGCCCTGCCCAACGTGCACCTCAAGCAGGCCACATCGGGTTCGGCTTTGGTGATACGAGGCCTATCCACCATAGACACCTCGCTCTACAACTCCGGCGGTCTTTACGTGGACGGGGTCGCCCGCCCACTCACCTATATGCAGAACCTCGACCTCATGGACGTGGAGCGCATCGAGGTGCTGCGCGGCCCGCAAGGCACGCTCTATGGCCGCAACAGCGATTCCGGCGTGGTCAACGTGGTGCTGCGCCAACCCGGACTCGAACCATCGGCCCGCATCTTTGCCGACTATGGATCGTACAACTCGCTGCGCACCGGGGCCAGCTTCAGCACCCCTCTGGACTTCCAAACCCTCTTCCTCTCCGGCAGCCTTCTCCGCAACGCCACGGACGGCTTCACCACCAATGTTTCAAAGAACGACGACAGGGCGGCCAAAAGCACCTACCTCATGGGGCGAGGCTCACTCCTCTGGAAGCCGCGCGAGGACTTCGACATGACCCTGTCGTTCGACTCCGACAACTCCTCCGACGGCGTCGGCAAATTGCGATACGAAACCGGAACCAACGCCTCCAGACGGTTCAAGGTCCGCTCCAATGCAGCGGACGACTCCAGAGAAAACAGCCTGGGACAGACCCTCAAGTTGCGTTGGAGCGCCGACTTCGGCGAGGTATCTGCGGCATCCTCCTTCCGAGACTATACTTACGGCTTTCTTACGGACCTGGACAGGACCGCGGCGGCGCAAGGCTACTCGAACATGGCATTGCAGCAAAACAGCTGGAGTCAGGAACTGCGCCTGGCCTCCCCGGTCGGGAGCGCGATGACCTGGCTGGCTGGGGTATACGCCGGCCGAGACGATACCTCGGTGCGCTTCGACCGCATCCGCGCGGTGGGCAACCTGTATCTCGACACGTCCATGACCGAGGCAAGCTACGCCTTGTTCGGCCAGGGCACCGTGCCATTGTGGGAGGGACTGCGCCTGACCGTTGGGCTTCGGGCCGAGGCGACGCAAAGCCGTGGGACCCAACGCTATGCGACCGCCCTCCTCTCCCGAGAGTATGGAAAGAATCTGGACGACACGGCTCTGCTGCCCACTGCCTCGCTGGCCTACGACTTTGCCAAAGACGTGACGGCTTACGCCACCTTTGCGCAAGGCTATCTCTCGGGCGGCTACAACCCCTTTTCAGCCACAGATCAGACGTCCTTCTTCTACAGGGCGGAGCACACCACAAACTACGAGCTCGGCCTCAAAACGGCCTGGCTGGACGGACGGCTCACGGCAAATGCCGCGCTGTTCCACACCGAGGTGCGCGACAAGCAGGTGCGCCAGGAAGTTCCCGGAGGTGGCGTCGGGGCATGGTCCTTCTCCAACGCCCCGGAAGCCCATGTGGACGGGATGGAGATTGAATTCAAGGCCCTGCCCTGGACTGGATGGGAACTCTCTGCCGGAGCGGGCTACGCCAAAAGCGAGGTGGACCGCTGGAAGGCAAGCGTCGGCGGTACGCAATACGATTACAAGGGTAAACGTTTACCTTGGGCTCCGGAAATCACCTGGAACCTTGGCGCGCTTTATACGCACGAAAGCGGCGTATTCGGCCGGGTGGATGTGCTCGGTGCGGGCAAGCAGTACTTCGACGCGGAGAATACGCTGCTCCAGACCCCATACCAGACCGTGAACCTTCGGCTGGGCTATGCCCGTGACGGCTGGGAGTTCGCCCTCTGGGCCAAAAACGTTTTCGACACGGCATACACCACAAAGCAGGTCAAAGATACGGCGGGAAACCGCATGGTTGAGGACGGCGACCCACAAACCTTCGGAATAAGCGCTGCATGGAGCTTCTGATGGACACCTTGGCACACGACGACATGCTTCTTGGATTCGCCCCCCTGGGCGAGTGGCTTCTGGGGCCTGTACGCATGGCCCTGCTCACCACCGCAATCGAACTCGGCATCCCTGAACTCCTTGCCACAACCAGCGATGCGGATGAGGTGGCGCGCCAACTCGACGCGCATTCCGGAAACACCCGGTTGCTGCTCGACGCCATGGCGGCGATGGGCTTGGCCGAAAAGCACGGCAACGCGTATGCGAACTCGCCCCTGGCGGAACGGCATCTGCGTGACGGTTCGGAAACCAACCTGCTGGACGTGATCCAGCGGATGACCGCCATGCAGCACAAAAACCTGGTTCGACTTGCCGATCTTGTCCGCAACGGGCCGCCGCCGCTCAAGCAGGAGGACAAGTTGGAGAACCCGGAACTTTGGCGCAAGGCCGCGCGTGGGCTGGCCAACTACCAGCGTTCCGGACTGGCGCAATACGCCGCGAGCCTTGTGGCCGCGCTGCCGGAATCCGCAAGCCTGAAACATATGCTCGACCTTGGCGGGGGGCCTGGCGTTGTGGGCATGGCCATCGTCGAACGCCATCCAGGCATGACCGGGGTGTTGTGCGACATGCCCAACGTGGCGGAGACCGCGCAGGCGGAGATTGCGGCCAAAGGCCTCAGCAACCGCATTCGTGTCCTTTCCGGCGATTACAATACGCTCGACCTGGGGGGCGGCTTCGACCTCGTATGGGCCAGCCATACCCTGTACTACGCCAAGGAGCTTGATGGTTTCATGGGCAAGCTGCTCGATTGTCTCAATCCCGGCGGCGTGTTCGTGAGCCTGCACGAGGGCCTGGAGCAAGGGCGGACACGTCCTGAATATTGCGTGTTGTCACGCCTGTGCCTCGCACTGGAGGGGCAAGACGTCTCCTTCGACTCTGGCCGCATCGCAAAGGCAATGCTGGAAGCAGGCTTCCAATCCGTGGAAAGCCGTGTTGTGCAGCTCTCGCTGGGAAGCGCCCGGCTGGATATCGCCCGCAAGGCGGGGCGGCTGCCAGGAGCCGGAGCCCTTGCATGAATCGGCGGGGATTCTTGCGGTTCGCAACGTGCGGCGGCGCCGGGCTTGCCCTCGCGATAGCAGGCTGCGGCGCCCCGCAGGACACGGCCACAGCGCTTCGACTGAGCGGACCGGCCCTTGCGGAGTCACTGCCGTTGTTGCTCTTGCAACGCACGCTCCAAAGCCAAGGCCGACAGGCCGCCTTCACTCCCTGGCAGTCGCCGGATCAGTTGCGCTCCCTCATCAGCGCCGACACGGTGGATGCAGCGGTCCTCACAATCACAGCCGCTGCGGTTCTATACAACCGCGGCGTTCGCTTGCAGGTCGCCGCACTGACGGAACCTTCGCTATGGATCGTTTCAACCACCCCAGAACTCCGATCCCTTGAGCAACTGCACGCCCAGGAAGTGTGCCTGCCCTTTGGTCCTGGCGATACTCCGGACCTGTTGCTGCGCTGTCTGGCGGACCGCCTAAACGTAACGCTTCAGCCCAGGCATACGGGCGGCAGCCTGGAAGCGGTCAACCTGCTTCTGGCCGGGCGCGCGCGACACGCCTTCCTGAGCGAACCTGCCGCCAGCCTTGCGGTTCGCCGAACGGCGGATGCCGGAGGCTGCGTGCTGCGCAAGGCGGTAGACGTGCGCGAGACCTGGGCCGAGGCATTTCCGGAATCCCCTCGACTGGCCCACGGCGCCCTGGCCGTGTTCGCCTCAAGATCCGACATACCGGCCCCAAGGCCGCTCGTAGCCCGGTGCGAGGAGCCGGACAGCCTAGACTGGCTGCGCGCCGCATATCTGCGCGAGGCCGCCTTGGTGGCTCGCGACCCGCACCAGGCCGCCATGCTGGCAATAGAAGTCTTCCCCGACTTGGGACGACAGACCGTGGACGGCATCGTGCCAGGCTCCGACCTGCGCCCGGCAATCGGGTCGCAAGGAAGGGATGCAGCCCAGTTCCTGCTGGCGCGGCTTTTTGAGCTGTCCCCCAAAGCCCTTGGCGGCAAGCTTCCTGGACCAGGCTTTCTGGAGCTTGGACAATGACCGTGCGACGCCTCTCAAGCCGCTCGGCGACAGTGCTTGGCGTTCTGCTGGCGCTTGGCCTCTGGGAGTTGGCGGCCCGCGCCTCCTCCGGACTGGCCGTCGCCTCTCCGTGCGACACCCTGCTGGCCTTTGCCGAGCTCTTAAAAGAGGACGACTTCATCGGCGAGCACTTGGCCGCCAGCCTGCTGCGTACGGCATGTGGCCTCGGCCTTGGCCTGTCACTGGGCCTTACGGCAGGGGCGCTCACGGTCATTTGCCCATCCCTCCGACAGGTTATGGCGCCCTTCCGTTGGACGCTCACCAGCGTGCCCGGAGTCGTGGTGGTCATGCTCGGAATGCTTTGGCTGGGCATGGGCACCCCCATGGTCACCGGCATCGTGGCCCTTATGACCGCACCCGCAATCTATGTCGCGGTTCTGGAAGGACTCGCCGCCGTGGACGCGGAACTCATCGAAATGGCGAGACTCTACAGGCTTCCGCCATATTTGCGCGCAACCCAATTGTATCTTCGCGCCCTGGCGGCTCCGCTCTTCTCGGCCTTGGTTTTGGCCCTTGGCGGGGCCATGCGCGTGGTGGTGCTGGCCGAAGCGCTGGGAGCATCGCAAGGGCTCGGGCATTTGTTGGCCATGGCCAGGACAAACCTGGACACGCCTCGGCTGTACGCCCTGGCATTGCTCTCCATGTCCGTGGTCGGCATGGTCGAGTTGGTGCTTATCGGTCCGGTTCGACGCCTGGCATGGAGGTGGCGGGGATGACCACTGTGCTTTCGTTTCATGCAGCGAGCAAGACCCATGCGGGGAGGACAGTTCTTCCGCCAACGGATATCGTTCTCGCTCACGGAGACATCTTGGCCGTTACCGGGCCAAGCGGAGCCGGAAAATCCACATTGCTCCGATTGGCCGCTGGACTCGCCACGCCAGATTCAGGCCGCGTCGCCATCGCGACCAGGCGCATTGGATTCGTGTTTCAAGAACCGCGGCTGCTCCCCTGGCTGTGCGCCCTGGACAACGCGTCTCTCCCGTTGCGGGCGGCAGGATGCTCACGGGACGAAGCCGGAAGGCGGGCGTCAACGCTGCTCGACGCCCTGGGCCTGGCGGAATTCCATCGCGCTTTCCCTTCGCAGCTTTCAGGAGGGATGCGCCAACGCGTAAGCTTGGCCCGCGCCCTGGCCCTTGAACCGGACCTGCTGCTCCTGGACGAACCTTACACAGGCTTGGACGAGGCTCTCAAACAGGACGTGCGCGGCCTTGTGGAGCGGCAGCTTATGGCCACCAACGCGGCCGCAGTCCTCGTCACCCACGACCGCGGAGACATTCCGGATAGGGTACGCACAATCCTGCGTCTTGGGACAGTATAAAGCGGCCTCAAGGCGCATGAAACGTTGGTGGATCATCCGTGAGTGCAAAATCACTTCGTGAGCCGCCCATGAAGCTTTCTTGACCCGAATGTCCGTCGGGCACCATTCCCCTGCCCAGGAAACGGCCAAATTGGCCCATCCGCACAACGCAGACCACTTCATTGGGCATTATTGCTCCAACAAGGGGTAGAGGCGGAAACCATCGGGGCCTATCCTTCCGGCTGAAACACAGGAGGACCCGATGAACATACGTTCCTGGATTATGCCAACGGCGCTGGCCATTGCCTCAACCGCACTGCTCCTGGCCGCCTGGGCCTATGGCGGAGGCAGCATCGACGGTTTTACGAACCAACCGGTGAGACCGCTCTTTCTTGCCTGCACGGCAATCATGTTTTTTGCTGGACCGTTGGCCTCAAGGCGTATCGGCAACGTAAACGCAAAGGGTGACAACCATGTGAAACAGCAGGATTACATGATCTTCATTAGCATGGGTCTGAGTCTGGCGCTCGGCCTGCTCAGTCCCTGGAGCGATGCCAAAGGAATCGGCGTGCTGCCAGGGGGGAACGTCCTGCGCTGGATAGGACTGGCCGTCTACCTGCTTGGTTCTGTGCTCATGATCTGGGCTCCGGTGCACCTGGGACGCCTATTCAGCACGCGCGTAACCCTGCAGGAAGGACACAGGCTGGTGACAGACGGCCCTTTCGCCTTCATGCGGCATCCTCGTTATGCAGGCTGTCTCTACTGGGGGGTAGGCCTGCCCCTTGTGTTCCTCTCCATACCTGGGCTCGTGGCGGCGCTACTCTACGGCCTTACCTTCGCCTGGCGCATCCATGACGAAGAACGGCTCCTGGCTGAGCATTTCGGTGACCAGTGGGCGGCCTACGCCAACCGGACCAAACGTCTTGTGCCGTATCTCTTCTAGACAGGAGGCAGAGAGTCCCCATCCCAAGCCCTCGCCGCTCCAGCGTTTTCCTGGCTCTCGCCCTGCTGGGGGGGAAATTGAAGACGCTCTCCTGCCGGTCCGCACCGGAGGGGGGAGAGAGGCCTGGCGTCATGCGAGCGATGCCCTGTTTTGCCTGGCGAACATGGCGAATCGCCTCGCAGCCGGTTTGATGCCGCTAGAAGCGGCGCCGTGGTCGCCTGCGGCAAGGGCACGGAAGCCGCTGGTCGGAACTCGGCAAAAAGTCCATTTGGCCATGCTGTCTTTGTGGAGCAGCCGGACAGTGTGAACGTGCTGCGAGGACGCGTCCATCCGCCGACATGTTCCAATGGTGACGCGATGGCGGGGAAGCTCATCTTTGGCCCCAGCCTGCGGGCTTCTCGCCATACCGACGAGCCATCGAGGAGCAGATTTGCAATCTAGACTATATCATGACTTTCTTTAACATGTTACTTTCACAGTATACATTAACTTTCGTCTCAAGAAAAATAAAGGATCCACAATCCCTAGGCGGGGCCTCCACCAGCGGGGGCCCCGACACTGGGCCAGTGGTTCCAAGGCCAGGCGCAGCGGCAGCGTGCCCGGATAGCGGGGCCAAAACCCAAGCGGTTAGGCACCGCCGGACGCATGACGCGGAAGGGACATGCGTCCGGCGGCTGGTCGTTTTCGACGGCTTATTTCTCCATTATTTTCTTTGACGCTTTCACGTGCCGGGAAAAGGCCCGCTCCTTCATGCGGCGTTGGTGGACCGAGGATGCGGTATGCTGGGCCTCTTTTTGAAGTTTGAGGTAGTTCTCATAGCGTTTGCGTGACAGCTCGCCGCACGCCAGGGCAGCGAGCACCGCGCAGCCCGGCTCGGTTGTGTGGCTGCAATCCGCGAAGCGGCACGCGGCGGCAAGTTGGGCGAAACGGTCGAAAGCGGCCCCAACGCCGACCTCGCCGACAGCAAGGCCGAACTCGCGCATCCCCGGCGTGTCGATAAGCAGCCCTCCGTTCTCAAGCATCAAGAGTTGCCGACGCGTGGTGGTGTGCGTGCCCTCGCCCGTGGCGCTCACCGCGGCGGTTCTGAACAACTCGCGTCCGGCAAGGCGGTTCATCAAGGTCGTTTTCCCCACCCCAGAAGAGCCAAGCAAACAGCAAGTCCTTTCAGGCCCAATGTGCTGCAGCACGGCATCAAGGCCATCTCCGGTGACATTGCTGAAGGCAATGGCGGGTGCGCCGGTGATGCGCTGCACCTCGGTCAGCATCTGCGCGAGTTCGGCTGGTTCCGCGAGGTCCGCCTTGGCGAGAAGCGCCGCAGGCTGCACTCCCCCCTCCAGGGCCAGCACAAGGGCGCGTTCCAGACGGTTTGGATTGAAGTCATACCCACAGGCCTGAACGATGAAGGCGACATCGACATTCGCAGCGATCATCTGCACCCTGGACACGCTGCCGGCCGCTCTGCGCCGCAGGAAGGTGCGGCGTGGCAGCACCTTCTCGATGATCGCGGCGCTCCCGCCGTTGTAGCGCCGTATGGCCACATAATCGCCGACGCAAGGCAGTTCGGCTGGGTCGTCCACAGCATAGCACAACCGGCCAGAAGGTTCGGCTGACACTTCCCTGATTCCATCATGCACGGCGCACTGGCCGCGATCCACCGCGATGACCCGCGCGGGCACGCATCCCTCGTCCATCTGGATCGGTCCGATGTTCCTTTCCCAAAACTCAAAACCCAATTGCCTCAAATCCATGACAGTTCCTTCGCGGCCGCAGTGGCTCCACTGGCCGCTCCGTATCGCGTAATGAAAAACGCGCGCCATTGGTACAGGACCAAAACGGCACACAAAGTGCTGCGGCGAGACTCCCTTGCGCGAAGCGCGGAAAACGGCCGCAACAAGACGCGGACAAAGGGAACTGGACGTTGGCGTAGATTCAGCTTCCCGCATGGAAAAACATGCGGGCGCTGGCGGCCAGAAAATACAGGCAGGGCGGACCACCGTCAGAAAGACGGAACGATCCGGGGGTCAGGCGCTCCTACCGGCCGCGGCTGTCGCCGACGCCCGAAAGGACAAGATCCATGAGAGAGTTCGTCACAAAAACCTCTTGTTCAATACGACATGAGATCAACTAGCCAAGAGCGGCGCACTCGTCAACAGCTTGAGCCGACGAAGAGTGCGCGGTGTGACGGCGGGCGCAGCGCTCGCGTCTATTTCCGGTTGAAGCGGACCATGCTCTGTGGCTTCTCGTCAAGGCCGCGGGCGTCGATGCAGTGCGTGGAGCAGCTGATGCATGGGTCATATGCGCGCACCAGCATGGACAGCCGCAGCTCCATCTCCTGTTCCGAAAGGCTGCTCAACCCTGGCACGATGGCGTCAAAATCCTTTTGGATGTTGCCGTGGTTCTGGTTGGTGGGGATGACGCAATCGGCCTGAAAAATGCGGCCCTGGTCGTCGTATTCGTAAAAATGGAACAACAGCCCGCGCGGAACCTCGACAGCGCCAGTGCCGCGCCCGGCGCAGATGTGCGAAGGCCTGGCGGGCGCCTCGTCGCGGATGCCGCGGGCCAGAAGCTCCTCCACCTGCACAAGGGATTCCTCCACCGTGTGCACGCACTCCACAAGCTGGGCGATGGTGATCATGTAGGGGTTGGTGCAGCCCTTTTTGAGGCCGAGCTTCTTGGCGGCGGCCTTGGCGCGCGGCATGAGGAAATCCGCGTTCAGGTTGAAGCGAGCAAGCGCGCCCACCATGTACGATTCGCCCACATTCCTGGTCCACTTGGCCGTTGATGTCGGGACGATGTACTCGCGGGTGATGTTGCGGTACTGGCGCGCAGGTCGGCGCTCGTCCTTGCTGGTGCCGATTTCGCCCCAGTACATGGCGTATTCGGAAGGCGAAACGAGGGCCACGTACTCGGTCTCGCGATCGAAGCGGGGCATACGGTCCATGAGGCCGGCGAAGAAATCCACGGCGAAATCGAGATTGGGCAAGGTGTCCAACAGCAATCCGCGCAGGGTCACCAGATCGTCCGTGGTGGGGAACATGGTGAAGCCGCCCGGCGTCATGCGCTGTGGATGGGTGGTGCGACCGCAGACAAGACGGCTGAATTCGTTGGAGACCCGGCGCGCGGCGATGAACTTGAGCACGGCGTCCCTGTGCGTATGGGCCAGGGAGAGCACAGAGTCCACCCCCATGAGGTCGGGCAGGACGAGATAGACGATGTGCAGCAGGTGGCTTTGCAAATTCTCCGCGTGCAGGGCCAGGCGGCGCAAGAGGTGCGTCTGCTCGCTGACGTTGATGTTCAGCGCGTCCTCGGTGGCCTGGAGGCTTGCGAGTTGGTGGCCGATGGCGCAAATGCCGCAAATGCGCGAAACGATGTGATGCACGTCGGTGTAGTCGCGCCCGACCACCATGGCCTCGAAAAAACGCGGCGCCTCGGGCACCTCCCAGCGGCAGGTGGACACGCGGCCATCGGGCTCCACGTCCACAACAATGTTGCCGTGGCCTTCCACTCGCGTCAGATAGTGCACATGGACCTTCTTTGGTCCGGGCGCGGCCTTGGACTCCGCCTCAGGCACGGATATGGGGCGAGCGGGAGATTTCCCCTTTGCGGCCGCCCCTGGAGCGGTCTTTGCTGCTGTCTTGGCCATGATGTCCTCTCCTCGGCCCGACTGGCCGGTGGGTTTCTCGGTGTGCTAGAGGGCCGCTCCGGTATCGCCCAGGAAGAAGCGCAGCAAATCCTGGATGGCCTTGCGGCTGGTGCCGGGCCGGTCCATGACGATGCGCGCGGCATCAAGGTTTGCGCCGGGCACAAGGCCACGGCAGCCCCAGCAGTGCGCCCCCTGCGAAACGCAGGCCGCGCCGCAACCTGCCCTGGTGATGATGCCCAGACACATGCGCCCCATCTCGTATCGGCACACGTTGCCCGCCTGCTTGCACTCCACGCACACGGGGAAATCCGGAATCCACGGCGCGCGCCCAAGCAGAAGCTCCTTGGTGATGCGGGCGAATTCGGAAGCGTCGATGGGACACCCCGGGACCTCGGCATCCACCTTGACCACGCTCTTCAACGGGCGCGCCGCATAGGTGGGAAACCAGCGCGCGGAGGAACCGTATACCTCTTCGCGGTAGACATTCTCGGCAATGAAGTTCTTGAGACAGTTGATCCCGCCGATTGCGGCGCAGGCGCCCAGCGCGACCAGAACCTTTGCGTTCTTGCGAATCTCCTTGAGCCGGACTTCATCTTCCGGACGGGTGATGGAGCCTTCGACAAAGGCCACATCGTAATCGTCGGAGTGTCCGGTGGCCACCTCGCGGAAGCTCACCACCTCGACGTGGTCCAAAATGTCGAGCAGGCGTTCTTCAAGGTTGGCGATCTGCAACTGGTCGCCTTCGCAGCCGGCGAAGTCGAAGAAGGCGATTCTCGGTTTGGCCATTGTGTCCCCCCCCCGCCTAGATGGCTTCCTGGTAGGCCTCGATGTCCGTGTAGCAGAACACGGGGCCATCGATGCAGGCGTTGAGCTCATTGATCTGGCAATGGCCGCACTTGCCGAGGCCGCACTTCATCTTGCGCTCCAGGGAAACAAAGATCTGGTCCGAGGCGATTCCCTTCTTGCGGCACTCGGCGATGACGAAACGGTACATGATCGGAGGCCCCACCATGGCCACGTAGGTATTGCCCGGATCGAGGTCGGCCTTGGGCAAAAGCGTGGTGATAACGCCCACATTGCCCTTCCAGGTCTCATCAGGCATGTCCACGGTCTCCAGGACCTCCACATCCCCGCTCTTGGCGAGATCGGCGATCTCGTCCACGAAGATGCGCTCCTTGGGCTCGCGGGTGCCCACCATCAGCACCATGCGGCCGAATTCGTCGCGGTGACGAAGCTGATAGAACAGCAGGGAACGCAAGGGGATGTATCCCAGGCCGCCCGCAACGATGAGCACGTCCTTGCCCACGAACTTCATGACGGGAAAGCTGGTGCCGTAAGGGCCGCGGATGCCCACCTTCGCTCCGGGCTCCAGGGCGTGCAGCGCGCCCGTCACCGCGCCGATCTTGCGCACGGCGATTTCGAAAGTGTTGTGGGTGCGCCTGGGGGGGGAACTGATGGAAAACGGAGCCTCGCCAACGCCGTACACCGAGAGGTTGACGAACTGTCCCGGCTTGTGCGCAAGCGGCTTGCCGTTGTCCTGCTCAAAGGTGAAGCGGGTGACGAAATCCGACAGTTTGGTCTTCTCGACCAGCGTAACCGGCCGCGGCACGTAGGGCGAGAAGAGCTTAGTGTTCATGCGCGGTTTCCTCCCAAAGCTCGTTGAAGACCTTGAGGGGATTGGCGATGCCCGCCGTGCAGGCGCGCACGCAACGCCCGCAGCCCACGCAGCCCAGTTCCCCGATCTTGTCGTAGATGTATTTGCCCTTGCGAAAATATCGGTGGCGGTATCGGTCCTGGGCCTTGGGACGGAAATTGTGATTGCCCGCCACTTTGGCGAAGCCTTCCAACATGCAGCCGTCCCACTCGCGGTAGCGCACGCCCTGCTCAAGGCGGTCGTCAGCCTCCTCGCGGA
This genomic window contains:
- a CDS encoding ATP-binding cassette domain-containing protein — translated: MTTVLSFHAASKTHAGRTVLPPTDIVLAHGDILAVTGPSGAGKSTLLRLAAGLATPDSGRVAIATRRIGFVFQEPRLLPWLCALDNASLPLRAAGCSRDEAGRRASTLLDALGLAEFHRAFPSQLSGGMRQRVSLARALALEPDLLLLDEPYTGLDEALKQDVRGLVERQLMATNAAAVLVTHDRGDIPDRVRTILRLGTV
- a CDS encoding NADH-quinone oxidoreductase subunit B family protein yields the protein MAKPRIAFFDFAGCEGDQLQIANLEERLLDILDHVEVVSFREVATGHSDDYDVAFVEGSITRPEDEVRLKEIRKNAKVLVALGACAAIGGINCLKNFIAENVYREEVYGSSARWFPTYAARPLKSVVKVDAEVPGCPIDASEFARITKELLLGRAPWIPDFPVCVECKQAGNVCRYEMGRMCLGIITRAGCGAACVSQGAHCWGCRGLVPGANLDAARIVMDRPGTSRKAIQDLLRFFLGDTGAAL
- a CDS encoding Ni/Fe hydrogenase subunit alpha encodes the protein MAKTAAKTAPGAAAKGKSPARPISVPEAESKAAPGPKKVHVHYLTRVEGHGNIVVDVEPDGRVSTCRWEVPEAPRFFEAMVVGRDYTDVHHIVSRICGICAIGHQLASLQATEDALNINVSEQTHLLRRLALHAENLQSHLLHIVYLVLPDLMGVDSVLSLAHTHRDAVLKFIAARRVSNEFSRLVCGRTTHPQRMTPGGFTMFPTTDDLVTLRGLLLDTLPNLDFAVDFFAGLMDRMPRFDRETEYVALVSPSEYAMYWGEIGTSKDERRPARQYRNITREYIVPTSTAKWTRNVGESYMVGALARFNLNADFLMPRAKAAAKKLGLKKGCTNPYMITIAQLVECVHTVEESLVQVEELLARGIRDEAPARPSHICAGRGTGAVEVPRGLLFHFYEYDDQGRIFQADCVIPTNQNHGNIQKDFDAIVPGLSSLSEQEMELRLSMLVRAYDPCISCSTHCIDARGLDEKPQSMVRFNRK
- a CDS encoding methyltransferase family protein, which gives rise to MNIRSWIMPTALAIASTALLLAAWAYGGGSIDGFTNQPVRPLFLACTAIMFFAGPLASRRIGNVNAKGDNHVKQQDYMIFISMGLSLALGLLSPWSDAKGIGVLPGGNVLRWIGLAVYLLGSVLMIWAPVHLGRLFSTRVTLQEGHRLVTDGPFAFMRHPRYAGCLYWGVGLPLVFLSIPGLVAALLYGLTFAWRIHDEERLLAEHFGDQWAAYANRTKRLVPYLF
- a CDS encoding FAD/NAD(P)-binding protein, whose translation is MNTKLFSPYVPRPVTLVEKTKLSDFVTRFTFEQDNGKPLAHKPGQFVNLSVYGVGEAPFSISSPPRRTHNTFEIAVRKIGAVTGALHALEPGAKVGIRGPYGTSFPVMKFVGKDVLIVAGGLGYIPLRSLLFYQLRHRDEFGRMVLMVGTREPKERIFVDEIADLAKSGDVEVLETVDMPDETWKGNVGVITTLLPKADLDPGNTYVAMVGPPIMYRFVIAECRKKGIASDQIFVSLERKMKCGLGKCGHCQINELNACIDGPVFCYTDIEAYQEAI
- the rsgA gene encoding ribosome small subunit-dependent GTPase A, whose protein sequence is MDLRQLGFEFWERNIGPIQMDEGCVPARVIAVDRGQCAVHDGIREVSAEPSGRLCYAVDDPAELPCVGDYVAIRRYNGGSAAIIEKVLPRRTFLRRRAAGSVSRVQMIAANVDVAFIVQACGYDFNPNRLERALVLALEGGVQPAALLAKADLAEPAELAQMLTEVQRITGAPAIAFSNVTGDGLDAVLQHIGPERTCCLLGSSGVGKTTLMNRLAGRELFRTAAVSATGEGTHTTTRRQLLMLENGGLLIDTPGMREFGLAVGEVGVGAAFDRFAQLAAACRFADCSHTTEPGCAVLAALACGELSRKRYENYLKLQKEAQHTASSVHQRRMKERAFSRHVKASKKIMEK